The segment GACAACATAAACTGAGGCTGAGTTGTGAGAGTAAGGAGCTCTAATGAAATATCCACTACAGGTTGGAAAAGCATGAAACTCATTAAGGCAAACAACTTTATGATATATTAAGGGAGGACCTtttctgtaaacaaacagatttGATAAAATACTCATGGGAGagtaatcagtgctagtgcagcctcttaGTGAGTgtattctggaggttctgagcttccacatgaggcctgtccatataatGAGAATGAGAACAACTTGTATGTATCCTCTATCTGCAAGTTAAGGCACCTGCAACCCCAGCGTGTAGTCCCTTACATATTGAAAGATCTCACCATCTGATCATGTGAATAACTCTGTCTGAGTATCGGCCACTCTCCACTGGTTCATACTGGGCTTCCAcaatctgcacaaacacaccacaattaaatgtcaaaacatgtggagaaataaatatgatatataaataaataaataaatatatatataaataaataaataaataaataaatatatatatatatatatatatatatatatatatatatatatatatatatatatataaactgtgTTATTGAATCTTGATTCTGATTGTATGTTCTTATTCTTCCACTGTTCTTGCACTTTGCAttgcaacactgtaatttcccattgtgaaacaaataaaggcttatcttatcttaaaatggcaaaagaaaaattctaatctgtcgACTGGACAAAGGTTTCAGAGACGTTTCGCCAATCATCCAAGTggcgtcttcagttctggtcggaTTACTAGTGGGATGCTGccttatctgtctgaagagacgagctagctacactgaattTACCACacatatttgtttacagtttctgtttgttaccTAAGTGTAAGCTGTGCCtgagtgtagttcaatagacataggtaacaaacagaaactgtatacAAATATGTGTGGTAaattcagtgtagctagctcctctcttcagacagttATAAGGTAGCAtcccaccagtaatctgaccagaactgaagtcaTTTATCTTAAAAGATatataagattaatgccatgttgtggaatattccaggcaaactaATGCAATGGACAGCACCCTACTTCTATGAGGCTGCATATAACATtgagatcaccatgttaccttttatgcTATATTTCTCAAAAACAATTTATTAACATAtcttataagtttcagtttagtttttgacgctctgGGTAGAGCTGAGAGTAACGTAATGCTTTAAAGAATTTGGACACAACAGTAACAGAGTATATTGGTATTGGACCTTGTTGGCGAGTGAGAGCATGTTGGAGCTGTAGAAGGGAGGCTGCAGAGTGGCCATTTGATAGAGCACACAGCCCAGAGCCCACACGTCTGCCTTCTCCCCGTACGGCTCACTCTTCACCACCTCAGGGCTGAAAcacaaaggatcatggtctgcGTAATTATTATGCATATTATCCAAAATAAACCTTTATGAGCTTTTATCTATGTTCTAACGGTTTTCAGGAGAATAAAAATGATGGCCTATAAATTATATAGACTGATAATTAGaggtaatattattttattgacattttgaaatctcatgttatttaatataatttaaagaAATAACATGGCTCATAAGGTTACACTTTATTCAACTCTGATTTGACCTATCCTTTAATGCTGCTGGGGCAAGGCCACACTTAGCTCTGTAATTAAGACTCCAAGTCATATACACTTAGGGTTGTTCACAAATACTGCATaacaatttgaatttttctaaaataaaaacgtGCAAATAAAAATCTACTCTTTGTTATGGTGAAATCTCACTATGAAGAGGCCTCTtggttctgcagttttgaacagaaagtcaaCTGtcccatttctattattaagctgttttaaatcaatattgctgtttataatgaacaatatataaaatcatgAACTAGAGaccaaaaagcataatatgtcttctttaaagtgaTCAGAGCAAAGAGAGCTAGGGCTCACCAGGAGTACAGAATAGTGCCCACGACTGAGGTGAGCTTGCTATTCTCTTGCTTCTGTTTGGCCAGTCCAAAGTCAGCTGAGGAGAGAGatcacacacacgcaaacacgcacgcacgcacacacacacacacacacgcacacacacacattagagTTGATTGTGTTCATATGATCCTATAGTGTGTGGTGCTGTGGGACTCACTGATGGTGACCCAGTCCTGATCTCCTAACATAATGTTGTTTGGAGACAGGTCCCGGTGCACGATGTGCTTGTCCCTGTGCAGGTATCTGAGAGCCAGGCACATCTGTAAGCACACACTGCACTGTTAGGCTCACCACTCgtgctgtcaaaagtatcaaaaatcagatacacattgatattaaaactttgatcaaaactagatactcatttgagcaggtattgatacgaaaaaggcacattcacaggacagaaatgaacctttcctgaataattttataatgatcttggacctggacaactgaggtattataaaagaaagtactataatttaatgatgaaaatcacattttctaaataaagagtgttttaaaaaaaaaaaaaattattattattgtcgtGATTTTGGAATCGGCATCGAGTACtgggtctattccttagtatcaaaatcacatttgaaattttagtatcaattcATGACAACACTGGTCACCAGTTACTCAGTCATCGATTTAACTGTACATCTCTAAGCGCACACAAACTGCGATGTTAAGGTCAAGAGAAACTGTTTAACTATAATGTACATGCAGGTACATCTGTAAGCACACACAATGCAGTATTTAACAATAGCATCACAACAGATTTAACCTTAAGACCATAACCGTCACTAGTTAACTCTGAAAGAGTATCCACTGTGCATGCGTGTTTGGGAAAGACTGACGTCTGAGTGATGGAAAAACAATCCATGGTCCAAATAAAGTTAACAAGCTGTGAACCCCAACATTTGACGTGGAGTGCCATCTAGTGGCATAACACAGACACAACCGCACAGCAGCTGCACAGTGACATTTGAGAGGTAGAATATGTAATGTCAGGACAAATCAGCAGCCTGACTGCCTACAcaaatatttttgtaaacaGGACATTTCTGTGTTCACAACATCCAGACGTTTTTTGAATTTCAACAGATGCCACTGTCAATGTAAGATACACAAACTAAAAATGTTCTTGGTCCAAACATAATACATGATTATAATAATTGTCTATGAATTGTAGGTTATTGGAAAATATAATTTGATAATATACCGCAGTAATTTGTGTCACAATTGATTCAGGCAGAATACTGTATATCTAAAGTGTAACATGGTGCAGAAGGGAGCGACAATGCACTtaacacaagaaaaaaagtatttccGCAAACTTACGGTATATATTGAGAGAAAAGTAATGTTATGTGTCTAGTTGTTCCAGCCCTGGTACAGTATATTGCCATTGCCACACTTGTGACGTGTACAGCTGCAGTGGTCCTTCCTGTTTGAGTGGTGTGGCAGTGGTGAGCAGAAGCAGAGCTGAGAAGCCTGTGGACCTGACCTGGataaaaatgttccacactcTGTCCTCGGTGAAGTTTTGGTTCTTCTCCTTCAGAGAGCTCAGGTGTTCGGCCAGCGGAACGCCCTCTATCAGCTCCATTACTATGTACAGTCTCTCCCCTGGAACAGCACACATGGACGCTATCAACACCAACCAAtgttaacacaaataaaatactaaaatatatcttatatccaaaatataaaaaaaatatgtcacaTGTCACATGTGTTTTTTCAGCTACTTAATGTATCTGATAAAAGCGATGaaaatgatttaaaggtgcactatgtaacttttctggtggagagtctgctagctgcttgtcaccatggtgatgttattattTGCCTaaaatggtccacagtatggcaataaagtAATCTATTAAGCATTTTTACATTACAAGTATTCTGACTGATGAAAAAACATTCTTTTGTGAGCGGAGTCTCTCCTACATATGTCTGACCTAGTCTGGGATCTTAGCATCTTGTCTCCGTGGTGTTAGATTAGTTCAATCCAACactactgtggagcattccaatCAAAGTAACAACAtattggagacaagcaggtggtaaacCTTGCCtcaaaaaggttacatagtgcacctttacaaatCGCACACTGAAGTGTTGATATCAGCCAGTTACCAGCCagtattcatatatttatgaaaactaaatattgtatcTCCTCTAGCTTGGCTAAATATATTCCAACCCTATATGTTTAtaccttgtagtttagaccttaCAGACATTTTCTTCTAAAGCTATGTGATTCTAAAGCTATGTGATTGCTGTAGCAGTTCATATCTCAATCTATCTTAATGTTCCAAATTTGTTAAATTTCAAGTGGGATATTTGTTAGACAAATCACCAGaagattttctctttttttctcaaaaCTATTCAACTCTTATATGGCAATGCAGCAATTAATACCTTCCAGAAATGTTTTGTAATACTTGACAATATTTGGATGAGCCATCtatagagagaaaaaaaagacatgttagtaatagggttgtcaaaagtatcaaatatCAGATGTTAATTGATACTAAggctagtatcaaaactagaaataaacctgtatcagaacaagtataagacacatagactagtatacgcccatggaccactatggaacctacctgcacgactgagagattacgcAGATTTAAagccacatggaaatataaaaaataatgctattatttaatgttgaaaatcacattttattgtctaaagaaagaacgTTTTAATTATCAgcatggtattggaatcggtattgagtactgagtctattccttagtatcaaaatcaagtttgaaaattagaattgtgacaacactagaaaGAGATAAACTTTTCAGGTCACTCAATAGTGTAAGCTGTATATGTGCTGGTACCTGTTCCCTGATGATGCTGAGCTCAGAGATTATCTTGTCCACATTACTGTCTCTGGACTTCTTGTCTTTACCAAAGGCTGGGTTGTGTAGGTTCACCTCCTTCAGAGCCAAAAGCGTCTGACTGCCCTGCTTCCTCACCTGAAACATTGGcagataaatgtaatgtaagatattgtttgaactttaaaaaatgtattagtaCTCCCTATCAATGATCATATATCTTTTCTATATAAGCAACCATGTAGTGGTCTTTTGCTGTCATACATAATACCTTCAATAGACTCAATACATTAGTCTAAACATCTTCTTCACCATAGTCAAAGACACATTACTGTACAGTGCACATGATTCTATTTCCCACAATATTCCTTATCGAAATAAATGCAGAGAGGGTGGTTACCTTGAAGACACTCCCAAAGGCCCCTGTGCCCAGATGATCCAGTATGGAGTATCCACTGATGACCCTGAGAGGAGGTCTGCTCTGGTCCACAGCCATGATACTGTCCCTCAggctctccagctcctcctcctacaAGCAAGATGCATATCAAGATGGATATggaatattttttacaattaaacaTGGTAACACAAtaattaaagtgatagtatCTAACTTCTGGGAGATGGAAAGTCAACTACATGTtgaaaccatacttcagaacattctactTGGAGATAGAcagattttatgccatactctggaatattAACAACGTTgcctggaaacaagcaggatgaGGCCctgctccaggccaaataagagccaGGTTTAGTAATATATAGCCAGTAGCCACAGCTTCCCTTGGGAAGACTGGtgaaagtgaggctgccaatctgcaccatcagttCCTCTGACCATCAGCAatcactaaaacacacacattacattcATACGCAGGCAATATGggacaagtgtcttgcccaaggacacaactacagcatCTATTTGGTTGGAGCTGTTATCAAACCGCtgccctgtagtttagatctgtataaacatggccatatttgagtttttttgtcaattcttcaaGACAAGCATGGTTCTGTACAAAGTTTAAATGCAAACTTTCAAGAAaatcatattattaaaacatagatcatgaatctaatcacaatcacaatgcttgtcaaaaAATAGCAATTACGCAATTAGATAATTTTCCTAAACGTTCAGCCCTATGTCCCAGAATGTCAATAAAAATTAAAGTGGCACAGTTTTATAAGTCAAACTATTTCTCTTGTGTTTCTTACAGAGTAGAGGGAGACTTTGACCTGCAGAGTCTCATAGGCTGTGAGGTCCCGGACGTAGTGGCCAACATCAATAAACAGCTCAAAGAGGTCTGTGGGAAAGAGCCTGGGGAGAGACagataacataaaaaatactgccatatttatttattttatcagtcTGTTCAAAGATCTGCTTTAGGGTCTGTACCGTTTAAAGACAtgtctgtttctctccacaCTGAACAGAAACCGTAAGGCCCTGAATGCATAGCACTGTAAACAAGGGAGGTAGAATGTCATCAATTTAGCCAGAGGACAAACAGAAAGTTGACATAATGTTGAATCTTATAATTTTTTGTTAGGAATTGGGTCTGCAGGTTTTCCACATTCATCTCATGACTAACTGTCCTgagatgttttgtgtttgaataaTGGTACCACTTTTAAACACTTAAGTGACCCGAAACTTTTGTGTTCACTTTAAATCACTCCTCTTGAGGGTCCTGCTCACAGCACCTGGAGCACATTTAGAAAAGGCTTTTGGAGAAGTGACTGCATCGGGTCAAGTGATCACCTCAAATGCCATAAAACCTATACAGTCAATGGATAAAACTCTATGTTAtagttaaaaacaacacaaatggaAAGTTTTTTGGCTCAACATGTtataaaaaacagtaaaataaagtgAATACTGATCAGTTAGTTATTTTGgctgagaaataaataaatgtagaacCCATAACATATTTGGTTGATCATTTTATCACCAATAAAAACATTGGCATACACCAGCACAATTATATAACCTAGGCCTACTAACTAGGCTTGCTGTAACCTAATGTCaagaaacttaaaataaaataaaaacaatttcctgattcaaatttaattaaggttataatgttatatttgtgtgtgggCTAATATTAAGAAATATAtaagtaattttattttgtatggtagtgattgtttatattttaataaaatatatttttctgtttaaaaaaacagaaagttgcaatgcattgtggacAATTTAAAGCTCTCTAAGCTGAGTAAATGAGCTGAGGGAGGAGGACGTGAGGGCTTTGGATCTCTCCAAATTGCTTCAGATGCCAAGGATTCTGACAATTTGGAAACACCCTATTTCACCTGCCGTCCAGCGGAATTTTAAACTATTGATTATTATGATGTCACATAAATGCAAACTACACAAGCACATAAGTGAAAATATGTGTTTCATACCTGTAAGACACCATCTGCTCCATAAGTCTGTGGTAGAATAAACTTTGCGATAATGAAGACTCCATTCTCCTGCACAGAGGGCTCACAGTCACCAATTGCAGTATAGAGACAGTTACTATAAGCAGTAAAGACTAAAGAGCAGTGATCACCTGTACAATGTGGTGAGCACAAGAGTCATCCAGGCTGAGCTCTGTCAGAGCTGTGCAGCAGGCTGGAGATGAGATGAAATCAATTATCAAATTACAATTGTATAAcaatgtaggtgaagtgtcttgcctaagaacacaaaaACAGGTTGCCACTGGCACCCCACTGAGGAACCTGGTATTGCTGACAGTTTCTCATCCAACTACTAACCAGAATCAACCTTGCTTAGCTTCcaagatcagacgagatcaggctttgacaaagaGGTCTGGCAACACTTGGAATTTGGTAACTGAAATTTTGACTAGTCCCAGATACATAACTCATGACTCACTGGATTAATTCTGTAATAAGTTacctttgttttttggggggaaataaTGCCATTCTCAGTCCCTACActggtattggttgatattGGGTATCAGGAGATAGTGGTATCAGAACTGGAAAGCTGGATCCGTGCATCCCTTCCAGTAGAATGCagtgatgccatctgaaacccagcagatGCAGTTGCACTGACCTGCCTGCAGAGCGGCGATGTTGTCCCGCTGCTCCTGttgactcagctcctctgtcatgTGCTGCTTATGGAGTCGACCTGATGCGTTTGCACTGGACAAGGTCTCAATGGAGGAGCGGTCCCAAACATACTGTCTGTCACTGCAACAAGTTTAAGAGAGAGGGTCAAAAGAATAGGACAGGGGAGTATTAGCCTTGTGAGCCCTTTTTTGaacaaaaagtttgaaaatgactaaaccagaactatactAGATAGAGTGGATAATGACTTAATATGTTCTAGGAGCTTAAAACTATCATCTGCAAgttcatttgatacttttggtcaggctcacctgtgctctctggtcttcttctgtcaggccaaagctgacacactatcagacagcaatAAAGCAGATAGCATCTAGtagtgatatgtgagaatacaacaggggcagatcggccagtctaattacagatggtagcttaaAGTGTAGAGAACAAGggttgtgtattttgtgtgagttttcttttatgtatttaaggGGACTGTATGCAAGATTTTAATAAACTTGAAACTTAACCTatttgtgtccccagatataaCAGTTGTAATGCTGaattattcatatttacagaaacatcAGAAGTAATGTCACATTTATTGATGTTGTAATTAGgtgttttggtgtttgtttttggttCTATCATCCAATCAGTTAGCAGAATAAgcttcacatgagtctctcattttggTTGTCAGCTTCAGTGCTGAAAcctaaacctaaaaggactctctgatctgaatcctcactgcCTATACAGAACAGAAATGTAATTTAAGTAATTGTTCCAGCCCCACTACTCATGACACAGACCAGCTGAGCAGGTGGAGCAGTTGTTGGACTCCTCCCCAGCTCCTGATCTCCACTCTGGCTTCAGGCTCCTGGCACATCTGCACTAGGACCCAGCACAGGCTCCACAGCAGCTTGAGGTGGTGCGAATGGAGCAGGCTGAGGAGCACAGGCACCCCCCTCAGAGCGCACAACTGCCCCAGCACACACTGTTCCGAGCATAGCAGACGCAGCAGCTCCGCACACATCCTGCAGAGGGTGAACACCAGCTTAAGAAGGACTCACAGAAAGGTCAAAACAAAGACTCTACATAGAGCTATACACATGATACAGTTTAGTAGCTCCAatttagggctgtagtcaactcAAAAAATTCTCAGTCAGCTAAAGCATGCCCTGCCTATTGATTGCTCTCAAAACTTTTGTGTATCTATGATCTGACTATCCAGCTGACTCAAAAGATGATGATTGCGCAAGAGTCTAAACAGCAAAGTACTAGGAAACTATAAACTATGAAAATCTAAAACTATAAACTTGACTCCATATTCTTTACTTTTTGCtgctgtcccatataaatcgtcataatctaaataaaatatttagtcaACCAATACAAATTCTGGTTGACTAAGACACAATCGACCGATTAATCGGAAAAATTCACACATACCTCTTGGAGAGGAGGTCATATTCTTGAAGAATCACAAGCAGGTTCTCCACTATATGGAGCTCACCAATCTGCTCTCTACATTCAGGACTGTACAAAAACATACTGTGTCATGAAAAATGTAAAGCACCAGTAATACTTGTATTCAACTTATACAGTATAGGTGCCATATTACAATGCATGCGCACAGTGTCCTCTAGTGTCTCCCTTGAGGATTACCACAAAGGAGATTGTATGGATGTACACATGAtatcttgtgtttgtgttctaTACTCACTGGGCCAAGGAGGTGAGAGCCAGCAAAGCTCCCACTAACACACTACTGTCTGTCGAGGACAGGAGGTTCACCAGTGTCTACAAACATGTAATACAATTATTTGACAATTTATCATCCTCAATGCAGTTGTGCAATTTAGCTTTTGGCACGGGGGCCAGAGCCAACCCATCAGACACACCGGCTGGCCCTTAGTGAGACCAACAACACCCAGATAATTTAGACCACCTTGCCTCAAGATTAGAAAAGGCAACCCCATTATTAATTCATCCAGACAAAACAGGATTCATCAAAAATAGTCGACTATTCATTTCATTTCTcaacaaacaaccaaacaaacaaacacatgattACCACCAATATAACTTCATTAAATGCTGAAAATGCCTTTGATAAAGAAACTTGGCATCAGCAATTCATACATTGGATTAAGATACGTACTCTATACAACAACCTATAGCCACAGTCATTACTAATGGAATAATTTCACCCGCATTCACATTGCAAAGAGGAATAAGACATGAAtgtccactctctctctgtttttgcacTGTTTATAGAGCCACTTGTAACAGCAACACAATAGAACGACGTATACATGGAATCCAGGTCACAGGAACATAACACAAAATAAGTTTATATGCTTATTTCTATGCACATACACTGAGGAGATATTACTCTGTTTGCAAATACCCCATCACTGCAGGAAACATTCAAAATCCATCGACCTTTGCAGCTCAAGACTCACTCCCTAGAATACACATGGGCAACATCACATATCTAGGTATTATCAGTTGTTCCCACTTAATCATAAACCtctgtttaaaacaaaaaagacgATCTGGAACATGGGCCAGCCTCCCACTCACATTAATTGGtataaaaaaatttttttaaaactcacaacattacaaaacaaaagatcAGAGGGCAGGCTTGATGCACCAAATTCTACCCATTATCATATAGCAAACAAATTACAATACTTGGACGAGACCAATACACAACAATACATGGATATAACTGGAACAGTAATAGTTTATACACTTTTCCTCTAGCAGACGTACCAACATTAAACACTACCTAACCACTACAAAAAGCACTGTAGTTTTATAAACAATCTCAACAACTCTGACAGCTTGGTGGAAAGCTCTAAAACTAACAAACTTCTCCACATCGCCCAATAAATACACCCGCATTTGCCACAAAGTGAACTCCCACATCAGCAACACTCCACTTCACTATCACACCTGGGAACATTAAGGTATGCCCCACTTCCACCACTTAttccataaaaatacatttatcacattCCAACAGGTCACTGAGCAATACAAACTCAACAATAGCGATAGATTTAAATatctacaaataaaatcaataatcaAGAGCAAAATtgagaaaacaaacaacactAAACTAATGCACCATTAACACTTCCCTTCACTCACTTTGAGACTGAAAAcctattaaaatattaataaaaaatattttggagCACTAGAACAAAAACTCACAGGACATCCTGAGCTCTCTCCATCACTCTGCTTACTAGGCCTCAAAACAAGAACCACTATACCACCCAgatacaaaaacaatgtattgacTTCTATAGCTGTTGCCAAGGGAATAACAAAATtggaaatgaaaaaatacaattaacatAAATAACTGGACCAACTCACATACAGTTCATATCACACTCACAAACAGCAGCCAACCATGGAtctaacataatataacttaaCCAGCACTTGGTCACCTGTCATTAACTACTACAACCTCATGTTTCAACCACCAACCCCACACATCTAAGTTCCAATTGATTTATCATAACACATTAGTGACCATTAGAATGCCACATACTGCCACTACTGCGAATATGTACACAACAATAGACCTATACgcaacaaaaaacccaaacccAAAACAACAGATTTCCCAGTATTGCCATtgtacaacaataacaaaaccaaaaatatgatcaatgttttttaggtCTTTCAGGTCTGGGTgatgttgttgctgctgtttatCACTACAGcatctcattcctcttttctatCAGCTTTTAGAAGTCCCAAATTGGTTccaaaaaaagtataaataagaTTGTAATGTCACTGTTATATAATTATAGAAAATCTAATGAACAAACCTAATGTAGGCAACAAATAATTTGCATATCTGTAATGTTTAAAACTGCACTCAGCACAAGACTAAGTCAAGCAAAGGGTGGTGTGGTGCTCGGAGCACACTTCCTCCTGGCAACGGTCCACCACAAACcttgctatttttttaatacacAGATTAGGACACTTGGATCCTACAAATCCTCTTTAATCCTCTTCTTTATTTCCTACTGCTGTGTTTGGCACCATCAGTACCATGAATACCTAAAATATCACtagacataaaaatcacatttgcacATAACTGTAGATGGGACTGTGGTGGATGGCAACGGCGACTGAGGCaggatacatttttattattaatactaataataatactaatactactactactactactactaataataataataataattattattattattattatgttattttatttcatatgtattaatttattagtttttattattgatacttctttatttttttattttaaaaagtaaaatttaaatatttatttattgtttttttttctctttctctcattgaATGCCATGACAACTAATACATATCTATACcgctatacacacacacacacacacacacaaaaaggcTCTTTAATGTCTTCTGTACCTGCCCAAGGACTTGCAGATTGAAAGTAGCTTGTAGATAATTCTGGCACACAGCATCTTTTC is part of the Periophthalmus magnuspinnatus isolate fPerMag1 chromosome 16, fPerMag1.2.pri, whole genome shotgun sequence genome and harbors:
- the nek10 gene encoding serine/threonine-protein kinase Nek10 — translated: MSLAMSNAVKNPKQREKLLVRSTSESQASRDLKRLLSLLESNAPRPDVKLKTHGSGAKKSQIPHPNNSNTHKSELNVNLALQKFSEEYENQRCFSSHPLHKLFSNLLISLVKNRLCSEWLDTAVAESVLTVLTCLRILVRDMELQKLFHQHQGITLLARYLDSVCAAYFSCGGQVFTGQMLVTMTYIFQKMSASDELRLHIMDTGVHKTLVNLLSSTDSSVLVGALLALTSLAHMFLYSPECREQIGELHIVENLLVILQEYDLLSKRMCAELLRLLCSEQCVLGQLCALRGVPVLLSLLHSHHLKLLWSLCWVLVQMCQEPEARVEIRSWGGVQQLLHLLSCDRQYVWDRSSIETLSSANASGRLHKQHMTEELSQQEQRDNIAALQAACCTALTELSLDDSCAHHIVQENGVFIIAKFILPQTYGADGVLQCYAFRALRFLFSVERNRHVFKRLFPTDLFELFIDVGHYVRDLTAYETLQVKVSLYSEEELESLRDSIMAVDQSRPPLRVISGYSILDHLGTGAFGSVFKVRKQGSQTLLALKEVNLHNPAFGKDKKSRDSNVDKIISELSIIREQMAHPNIVKYYKTFLEGERLYIVMELIEGVPLAEHLSSLKEKNQNFTEDRVWNIFIQMCLALRYLHRDKHIVHRDLSPNNIMLGDQDWVTITDFGLAKQKQENSKLTSVVGTILYSCPEVVKSEPYGEKADVWALGCVLYQMATLQPPFYSSNMLSLANKIVEAQYEPVESGRYSDRVIHMIRWLLSPSPDQRPDIVQVSSSISELLMRAMDRFHTSYNALERRAQRDRKRAHQYFLERNQANVPSAPTQDKSSLEMHSSAPRQHSPTQGGEGSEEEEELLDLKNNGPNGEMCVFKTNLCLTPDQLTERDCASAKTKSRPGSVSAALCVSQSRVRQIDDPSNRLLLQLHKVLFITQLPPAPHHDSKRHLVERFKKSLFNVHSDPYNLKVELSKLLRASSEVMEFGLVTDWSLIQQPDTHSTVDGITYEQMQVFIEELLEENGYYKSTR